DNA from Cucurbita pepo subsp. pepo cultivar mu-cu-16 unplaced genomic scaffold, ASM280686v2 Cp4.1_scaffold001532, whole genome shotgun sequence:
AATCACAAAATGATCTTCCAAATCAGACACGAATTTCCTTAAACCCTGATTGAAATCTCGAACTCCCTTTTTCCTCCTACGCCCCCTGTGACAGAATTAACAACCATAATTTCACTacatcacaaaaaaaaaaaaaaaaaaaaaaaaaaaaaaaaaaaaaaaaaaaaaaaaaaaaaaaaaaaaaaaaaaaNNNNNNNNNNNNNNNNNNNNNNNNNNNNNNNNNNNNNNNNNNNNNNNNNNNNNNNNNNNNNNNNNNNNNNNNNNNNNNNNNNNNNNNNNNNNNNNNNNNNNNNNNNNNNNNNNNNNNNNNNNNNNNNNNNNNNNNNNNNNNNNNNNNNNNNNNNNNNNNNNNNNNNNNNNNNNNNNNNNNNNNNNNNNNNNNNNNNNNNNNNNNNNNNNNNNNNNNNNNNNNNNNNNNNNNNNNNNNNNNNNNNNNNNNNNNNNNNNNNNNNNNNNNNNNNNNNNNNNNNNNNNNNNNNNNNNNNNNNNNNNNNNNNNNNNNNNNNNNNNNNNNNNNNNNNNNNNNNNNNNNNNNNNNNNNNNNNNNNNNNNNNNNNNNNNNNNNNNNNNNNNNNNNNNNNNNNNNNNNNNNNNNNNNNNNNNNNNNNNNNNNNNNNNNNNNNNNNNNNNNNNNNNNNNNNNNNNNNNNNNNNNNNNNNNNNNNNNNNNNNNNNNNNNNNNNNNNNNNNNNNNNNNNNNNNNNNNNNNNNNNNNNNNNNNNNNNNNNNNNNNNNNNNNNNNNNNNNNNNNNNNNNNNNNNNNNNNNNNNNNNNNNNNNNNNNNNNNNNNNNNNNNNNNNNNNNNNNNNNNNNNNNNNNNNNNNNNNNNNNNNNNNNNNNNNNNNNNNNNNNNNNNNNNNNNNNNNNNNNNNNNNNNNNNNNNNNNNNNNNNNNNNNNNNNNNNNNNNNNNNNNNNNNNNNNNNNNNNNNNNNNNNNNNNNNNNNNNNNNNNNNNNNNNNNNNNNNNNNNNNNNNNNNNNNNNNNNNNNNNNNNNNNNNNNNNNNNNNNNNNNNNNNNNNNNNNNNNNNNNNNNNNNNNNNNNNNNNNNNNNNNNNNNNNNNNNNNNNNNNNNNNNNNNNNNNNNNNNNNNNNNNNNNNNNNNNNNNNNNNNNNNNNNNNNNNNNNNNNNNNNNNNNNNNNNNNNNNNNNNNNNNNNNNNNNNNNNNNNNNNNNNNNNNNNNNNNNNNNNNNNNNNNNNNNNNNNNNNNNNNNNNNNNNNNNNNNNNNNNNNNNNNNNNNNNNNNNNNNNNNNNNNNNNNNNNNNNNNNNNNNNNNNNNNNNNNNNNNNNNNNNNNNNNNNNNNNNNNNNNNNNNNNNNNNNNNNNNNNNNNNNNNNNNNNNNNNNNNNNNNNNNNNNNNNNNNNNNNNNNNNNNNNNNNNNNNNNNNNNNNNNNNNNNNNNNNNNNNNNNNNNNNNNNNNNNNNNNNNNNNNNNNNNNNNNNNNNNNNNNNNNNNNNNNNNNNNNNNNNNNNNNNNNNNNNNNNNNNNNNNNNNNNNNNNNNNNNNNNNNNNNNNNNNNNNNNNNNNNNNNNNNNNNNNNNNNNNNNNNNNNNNNNNNNNNNNNNNNNNNNNNNNNNNNNNNNNNNNNNNNNNNNNNNNNNNNNNNNNNNNNNNNNNNNNNNNNNNNNNNNNNNNNNNNNNNNNNNNNNNNNNNNNNNNNNNNNNNNNNNNNNNNNNNNNNNNNNNNNNNNNNNNNNNNNNNNNNNNNNNNNNNNNNNNNNNNNNNNNNNNNNNNNNNNNNNNNNNNNNNNNNNNNNNNNNNNNNNNNNNNNNNNNNNNNNNNNNNNNNNNNNNNNNNNNNNNNNNNNNNNNNNNNNNNNNNNNNNNNNNNNNNNNNNNNNNNNNNNNNNNNNNNNNNNNNNNNNNNNNNNNNNNNNNNNNNNNNNNNNNNNNNNNNNNNNNNNNNNNNNNNNNNNNNNNNNNNNNNNNNNNNNNNNNNNNNNNNNNNNNNNNNNNNNNNNNNNNNNNNNNNNNNNNNNNNNNNNNNNNNNNNNNNNNNNNNNNNNNNNNNNNNNNNNNNNNNNNNNNNNNNNNNNNNNNNNNNNNNNNNNNNNNNNNNNNNNNNNNNNNNNNNNNNNNNNNNNNNNNNNNNNNNNNNNNNNNNNNNNNNNNNNNNNNNNNNNNNNNNNNNNNNNNNNNNNNNNNNNNNNNNNNNNNNNNNNNNNNNNNNNNNNNNNNNNNNNNNNNNNNNNNNNNNNNNNNNNNNNNNNNNNNNNNNNNNNNNNNNNNNNNNNNNNNNNNNNNNNNNNNNNNNNNNNNNNNNNNNNNNNNNNNNNNNNNNNNNNNNNNNNNNNNNNNNNNNNNNNNNNNNNNNNNNNNNNNNNNNNNNNNNNNNNNNNNNNNNNNNNNNNNNNNNNNNNNNNNNNNNNNNNNNNNNNNNNNNNNNNNNNNNNNNNNNNNNNNNNNNNNNNNNNNNNNNNNNNNNNNNNNNNNNNNNNNNNNNNNNNNNNNNNNNNNNNNNNNNNNNNNNNNNNNNNNNNNNNNNNNNNNNNNNNNNNNNNNNNNNNNNNNNNNNNNNNNNNNNNNNNNNNNNNNNNNNNNNNNNNNNNNNNNNNNNNNNNNNNNNNNNNNNNNNNNNNNNNNNNNNNNNNNNNNNNNNNNNNNNNNNNNNNNNNNNNNNNNNNNNNNNNNNNNNNNNNNNNNNNNNNNNNNNNNNNNNNNNNNNNNNNNNNNNNNNNNNNNNNNNNNNNNNNNNNNNNNNNNNNNNNNNNNNNNNNNNNNNNNNNNNNNNNNNNNNNNNNNNNNNNNNNNNNNNNNNNNNNNNNNNNNNNNNNNNNNNNNNNNNNNNNNNNNNNNNNNNNNNNNNNNNNNNNNNNNNNNNNNNNNNNNNNNNNNNNNNNNNNNNNNNNNNNNNNNNNNNNNNNNNNNNNNNNNNNNNNNNNNNNNNNNNNNNNNNNNNNNNNNNNNNNNNNNNNNNNNNNNNNNNNNNNNNNNNNNNNNNNNNNNNNNNNNNNNNNNNNNNNNNNNNNNNNNNNNNNNNNNNNNNNNNNNNNNNNNNNNNNNNNNNNNNNNNNNNNNNNNNNNNNNNNNNNNNNNNNNNNNNNNNNNNNNNNNNNNNNNNNNNNNNNNNNNNNNNNNNNNNNNNNNNNNNNNNNNNNNNNNNNNNNNNNNNNNNNNNNNNNNNNNNNNNNNNNNNNNNNNNNNNNNNNNNNNNNNNNNNNNNNNNNNNNNNNNNNNNNNNNNNNNNNNNNNNNNNNNNNNNNNNNNNNNNNNNNNNNNNNNNNNNNNNNNNNNNNNNNNNNNNNNNNNNNNNNNNNNNNNNNNNNNNNNNNNNNNNNNNNNNNNNNNNNNNNNttttttttttttttttttaattgaataattgtCATGTTGGATCTGAAATCGGAGAAGAAGTGAAgaatctttccattttttttttttgttctgtaTAGATTTTTAATCCTGGATTTCCTGGAAATCAGTGCCCTGCATGCGCTGTTGATACTGATCTTGGATTGTTTGAGGAGATTTGTGTTGAAGATTGATGTTATAAGATTGGATTCTTTAGATTTTGGTTGGGTTTATTGCAGAGAGGTGAAGAGTTATCATGGCATCAGTGTTTTTGTATCATGTGGTTGGGGATCTGACTGTAGGAAAGCCGGAGATGGTTGAGTTTTATGAGACGGAGACGATTGAAACGGCAATTCGGGTGATTGGAGAGTCGACAGAGTGTGGGATACCAATTTGGAAGAGGAAAAGTCTTGGAATTATTGAGAATGCTGAAATGAAACAGCAGAGATTTGTGGGAATTCTCTCGTCTTTGGATATCGTTGCCTTTCTGGCTCGAACGGAGAATCAAAAGGATCAAGATAGGGCAATGAAGACCCCAGTTTCGGAGGCTGTAGTTCCCAACCATTCGTTATTGAGACAGGTCGATCCTGCAACAAGGTTAGCCTCT
Protein-coding regions in this window:
- the LOC111786357 gene encoding CBS domain-containing protein CBSX6-like codes for the protein MASVFLYHVVGDLTVGKPEMVEFYETETIETAIRVIGESTECGIPIWKRKSLGIIENAEMKQQRFVGILSSLDIVAFLARTENQKDQDRAMKTPVSEAVVPNHSLLRQVDPATRLIDALEMMKQGVRRLLIRKSVVWKGMSKRFSVLYNGKWLKNVDTSVGSSNNLNVNANHPSSSSTSTCHDKFCCLSREDVIRFLIGCLGALAPLPLSSIST